In Ectothiorhodosinus mongolicus, one DNA window encodes the following:
- a CDS encoding DUF3422 family protein translates to MALPIKEHPLRRAVSNELHVRSFEPVKAPARVSHLAFLCGERGSGINVDHLKALLDYFGAPVPESVGQYLMADLGGIRLNWERHTEFVTYTFTQLGDFDDPFEQAVIDELPKQWLEQCPGELVSAITLAMEPASYPERSVDDLTELFGGNTVIGSEVVGGKARAFSDLRIHFDGYSRILVRNENLTEAQAGRLIKRLLEINAYRAMALLGLPLARQAGRSLSDADKQLADLAARLLGHMGQDAADSQSRLLGDLTQLASQIETLSAQTTFRFEASRAYYRVVLQRLDQLRQQRIEGLQTFTEFLDVRLAPAIATCESVADRQRSLGERAARLTGLLRARVEVSLQAQNRNLLESMDRRARLQARLQETVEGLSIIAISYYGVGLVGYVLKALAEQGLPLNPTLGMGILAPLVVVGAWLFLKRVKRHILKQEKV, encoded by the coding sequence ATGGCTTTACCGATCAAAGAACACCCGCTTCGCCGCGCCGTCTCTAACGAGCTGCACGTGCGCAGCTTTGAGCCGGTGAAAGCACCAGCGCGCGTCTCGCATTTGGCTTTCCTGTGTGGCGAACGGGGTTCCGGCATCAATGTGGATCACCTCAAGGCCTTGCTGGACTATTTTGGTGCACCTGTACCAGAAAGCGTAGGCCAATACCTGATGGCCGATTTAGGGGGCATTCGTCTCAATTGGGAGAGACACACCGAGTTTGTCACATATACCTTCACCCAGTTGGGCGATTTTGATGACCCCTTCGAGCAGGCCGTGATTGATGAATTGCCCAAGCAATGGCTGGAACAATGCCCCGGGGAACTGGTTTCCGCCATCACTTTGGCGATGGAACCAGCGTCATACCCCGAGCGCAGTGTGGATGACTTGACCGAGTTATTCGGTGGTAACACGGTGATTGGCTCCGAAGTCGTTGGTGGTAAGGCCCGAGCGTTCTCCGACTTGCGCATCCACTTTGATGGTTACTCTCGGATTCTCGTGCGCAATGAAAACCTCACTGAAGCACAGGCCGGGCGCCTCATCAAGCGTCTTTTAGAAATCAATGCCTACCGCGCGATGGCCTTACTGGGCTTGCCACTAGCGCGGCAAGCGGGGCGATCCTTAAGTGACGCGGACAAGCAACTGGCCGATCTGGCTGCCAGACTGCTGGGCCACATGGGGCAAGACGCCGCAGACTCGCAAAGCCGCTTGTTGGGAGATCTCACTCAGTTGGCATCACAAATCGAAACACTATCGGCACAAACCACTTTTCGCTTCGAAGCGTCGCGCGCCTACTATCGCGTGGTCCTGCAGCGCCTCGATCAGCTGCGTCAGCAGCGCATTGAGGGCCTACAAACCTTCACCGAATTCCTAGATGTTCGCCTGGCACCTGCCATTGCCACCTGTGAATCTGTAGCCGACCGACAGCGCAGTTTGGGTGAACGCGCCGCCCGCCTCACCGGCCTGCTGCGTGCTCGTGTTGAAGTCAGTCTGCAGGCCCAAAACCGCAATTTACTAGAGTCCATGGATCGCCGAGCGAGATTACAGGCGCGCCTCCAAGAGACGGTCGAAGGTCTCTCCATCATTGCCATCAGTTACTATGGCGTGGGCTTGGTGGGCTATGTTTTGAAAGCCCTTGCAGAGCAAGGACTGCCTTTGAATCCAACGCTAGGCATGGGCATTTTAGCGCCCTTGGTGGTTGTGGGTGCTTGGCTGTTCCTCAAACGGGTCAAACGTCATATCCTCAAACAGGAAAAAGTCTAA
- the nadC gene encoding carboxylating nicotinate-nucleotide diphosphorylase, whose amino-acid sequence MTSLPDPEHIAAQVRAALAEDIGTGDITAALIDDRTQCQAQVISRESAIICGQAWFDLAFQQLDPNIHIHWAVAEGARVTPDQSLCQLTGSARAVLTAERTGLNFLQTLSATATVTRRYVDVISGTQATILDTRKTLPGMRLAQKYAVRVGGGQNHRLGLYDAFLIKENHIMAAGGIAGAIAKARQLSPGKPIEVETENFSEVQQALEAGADVIMLDDFSLEQMREAVAWVAGRCRLEASGGATLETVRALALTGVDYISVGALTKHIQAIDLSLRLEKPV is encoded by the coding sequence GTGACCAGCCTGCCCGACCCAGAACATATTGCCGCCCAAGTGCGGGCGGCGTTGGCCGAGGACATCGGTACTGGTGATATCACCGCGGCGCTGATTGATGACCGAACACAATGCCAAGCCCAAGTCATCAGCCGCGAATCCGCCATCATCTGCGGCCAGGCCTGGTTTGACCTAGCATTTCAACAATTAGACCCGAATATTCACATTCATTGGGCCGTTGCCGAGGGCGCACGAGTAACGCCGGATCAGTCCCTGTGCCAACTCACGGGCTCCGCCCGCGCCGTCTTAACTGCCGAACGCACTGGGCTGAATTTCCTGCAAACCCTATCGGCCACCGCGACCGTAACGCGCCGCTATGTGGATGTGATTAGCGGCACCCAGGCCACGATCTTAGACACCCGTAAAACCCTGCCGGGCATGCGCCTAGCGCAGAAATACGCCGTGCGTGTTGGCGGCGGACAAAACCATCGCCTCGGTCTGTATGATGCCTTTTTAATCAAGGAGAACCACATCATGGCAGCCGGCGGCATTGCTGGAGCGATCGCCAAGGCTCGGCAACTGTCTCCGGGGAAACCCATTGAGGTGGAAACAGAAAATTTCTCCGAAGTTCAACAAGCGCTTGAGGCTGGCGCTGACGTCATCATGCTCGATGATTTCAGCCTGGAACAAATGCGCGAAGCAGTGGCATGGGTAGCGGGTCGCTGCCGACTGGAGGCCTCCGGTGGCGCCACTTTAGAAACGGTGCGTGCGTTAGCGCTGACCGGGGTGGACTACATCTCTGTGGGCGCGCTCACCAAGCATATTCAGGCCATTGATCTGTCTCTGCGCCTAGAAAAGCCGGTTTGA
- the rpiA gene encoding ribose-5-phosphate isomerase RpiA, whose translation MSDSDTYKKAAAEAALEYVKDDMVVGIGTGSTANHFIDLLAAMKGRIEGAVASSEVSAERLRGHGIPVLDLNAVGPLPLYVDGADEATEHLHLIKGGGGALTREKIVAAASEQFVCIADETKLVGQLGAFPLPVEVIPMARSHVGRQMLKLGGQPELRPGFTTDNGNLILDVFNLEILNPVEMEKQINQIAGVVTVGIFAQRPADVLILGGPKGVRVLS comes from the coding sequence ATGAGCGACTCAGATACTTATAAAAAAGCCGCTGCCGAGGCAGCCTTAGAATACGTTAAAGACGATATGGTGGTGGGCATTGGTACCGGCTCAACGGCCAATCATTTCATCGATTTGTTGGCCGCTATGAAAGGCCGTATCGAGGGGGCGGTGGCCTCTTCCGAGGTCAGTGCTGAGCGTCTGCGCGGCCATGGCATTCCGGTATTGGATTTGAATGCGGTGGGCCCCTTACCGCTTTATGTGGATGGAGCTGATGAGGCTACCGAACATCTGCATCTCATCAAAGGGGGTGGCGGGGCTTTGACCCGCGAAAAAATTGTCGCCGCTGCCAGTGAGCAATTCGTCTGTATCGCAGATGAAACCAAGTTGGTGGGTCAATTGGGGGCATTTCCTTTGCCTGTTGAAGTTATTCCCATGGCACGCAGTCATGTTGGGCGCCAAATGCTGAAATTGGGTGGGCAGCCTGAGCTGCGCCCTGGGTTCACCACCGATAATGGCAACCTCATTCTCGATGTTTTTAATCTCGAGATTCTCAATCCGGTAGAAATGGAAAAGCAAATCAATCAAATCGCCGGAGTCGTGACCGTGGGTATCTTTGCCCAGCGTCCCGCCGATGTGCTGATTCTGGGAGGCCCGAAAGGGGTGCGTGTGCTGAGCTGA
- the ilvA gene encoding threonine ammonia-lyase, biosynthetic: protein MSYPYLQKTLTARVYDVARETPLDAMPNLSRRLGAQILLKREDLQPVFSFKLRGAYNKIVNLSAAQRERGVIAASAGNHAQGVALAAAQLGIRAVIVMPQTTPRIKVEAVRALGAKAILHGDSYDDACEHSEQLMQKHGYTFIHPFDDPDVIAGQGTVAMELLRQHPDPLDAVFICCGGGGLLAGMATYIKALRPEIKVIGVEPDDAPSMQQALEKNRRVKLAQVGIFADGAAVRQAGKETYRLARQYVDEMLLVSTDEICAAIKDIFDDTRVMAEPAGALGVAGLKKYLEQHDIQGGRYAAVLSGANINFDRLRHVTERAELGEHREALFAATIPERPGSFRKFCDAIGKRGITEFNYRYADSRDAHVFVGVQLSGGREEADSLLDDLQAKGYPIVDLSDNEMAKVHLRHMVGGHASEVGEEIVFRFEFPERPGALIRFLTHMGQNWNISLFHYRNHGAAYGRVLVGMQVPKGEKPRLKQFLKELGYAHWEETDNPVYQLFLGPA, encoded by the coding sequence ATGTCTTACCCCTACTTACAGAAAACGCTGACGGCGCGCGTGTATGACGTCGCGCGCGAAACGCCACTGGATGCCATGCCGAACTTGTCGCGGCGTTTGGGTGCGCAGATCCTACTGAAGCGTGAAGATTTGCAGCCGGTCTTTTCTTTTAAGCTGCGTGGCGCTTATAACAAGATTGTCAATCTGTCGGCGGCGCAACGCGAGCGTGGTGTGATCGCTGCTTCGGCAGGCAATCACGCTCAGGGTGTGGCCTTAGCTGCGGCGCAGCTTGGCATTCGGGCGGTCATTGTCATGCCGCAAACGACGCCGCGCATTAAAGTCGAAGCCGTACGTGCCTTGGGGGCTAAGGCCATTTTGCATGGTGACTCTTATGATGACGCCTGTGAGCACAGCGAGCAGCTCATGCAAAAGCATGGCTATACATTTATCCATCCCTTTGATGATCCGGATGTCATTGCCGGCCAAGGCACAGTGGCCATGGAATTGCTGCGCCAACACCCAGACCCCTTGGATGCGGTCTTTATTTGTTGTGGGGGTGGTGGTTTGCTGGCTGGCATGGCGACCTACATTAAGGCTTTGCGCCCGGAGATTAAGGTGATTGGCGTTGAGCCTGATGATGCGCCCTCTATGCAGCAAGCCTTGGAGAAAAATCGTCGGGTGAAACTGGCTCAGGTGGGAATTTTTGCTGATGGCGCTGCTGTGCGTCAGGCGGGCAAAGAGACTTATCGTTTGGCGCGTCAATATGTGGATGAGATGTTGTTGGTCTCGACCGACGAAATCTGCGCGGCTATCAAAGATATTTTTGACGATACTCGGGTGATGGCCGAGCCAGCGGGTGCTTTAGGCGTGGCAGGTCTGAAAAAGTATCTGGAGCAGCATGATATTCAGGGCGGGCGTTATGCTGCCGTGCTCAGCGGCGCGAATATCAATTTTGATCGGCTGCGTCATGTTACTGAGCGCGCTGAATTGGGCGAGCATCGTGAAGCGCTGTTTGCTGCGACGATTCCTGAGCGGCCAGGAAGCTTTCGAAAGTTTTGTGATGCGATTGGTAAGCGGGGTATTACCGAGTTTAATTACCGCTATGCCGATAGTCGCGATGCCCATGTATTTGTCGGTGTTCAGCTTTCCGGTGGGCGTGAAGAAGCGGATTCACTGCTGGATGATTTACAGGCCAAGGGTTACCCCATCGTCGACTTATCGGATAATGAAATGGCCAAAGTGCATCTGCGCCATATGGTTGGCGGTCACGCCAGTGAAGTGGGTGAGGAAATCGTCTTTCGCTTTGAATTTCCCGAGCGTCCCGGTGCTTTGATTCGATTTTTGACACATATGGGTCAGAATTGGAATATCAGTTTATTCCATTACCGCAATCATGGCGCCGCCTATGGCCGCGTCTTGGTGGGAATGCAAGTCCCCAAAGGCGAGAAACCGCGACTAAAACAATTTCTTAAAGAATTGGGTTATGCCCACTGGGAAGAGACCGACAACCCGGTTTATCAGTTGTTTTTAGGGCCGGCCTGA